The proteins below come from a single uncultured Dethiosulfovibrio sp. genomic window:
- a CDS encoding aminotransferase class III-fold pyridoxal phosphate-dependent enzyme — translation MDFGKLIPRSYKAELRKAVRGKGIYLYDDEDREYIDGCCGALISSLGHGNEEVAKAVYDQLLTLEFAHPSRWRNDATLEAAEEVASIAPGDLKNVWFVSGGSEAIESALKLARQYFVERDGKGSGKSTFIARWNSYHGSTIGTMGLAGSMARRRDFTPLFQESPKIPPHYCYRCPYGMTCPSCELKCATALEDEIQRIGPERVIAFVAEPVVGSTVGALNPPDGYWQKIREICTKNDVLLIADEVMTGIGRTGKAFCVDNWNVVPDIICSAKAMASGYSPAGGILVSQKLVDVLKGGSGAFQHGHTYNANPASAAAITATIRIMKRDGLFENAMKRGEQLMAGLKDMMDLPIVGDVRGMGLMRGIEIVANKDTKEAFHPSIKAAALVTSCCMEQGLVIYPGTGMINGVAGDQFLIAPPLIVTEAQIEDILKKLRTGMEDACIKLKQ, via the coding sequence ATGGATTTCGGCAAACTCATACCAAGAAGCTACAAGGCGGAGCTGAGGAAGGCCGTTCGGGGGAAAGGCATATACCTCTACGACGACGAAGACAGAGAGTATATCGACGGTTGTTGCGGTGCTCTCATATCCAGCTTAGGCCACGGCAACGAGGAGGTTGCGAAGGCGGTCTACGACCAGCTGCTAACGTTGGAGTTCGCCCATCCCTCACGGTGGAGAAACGACGCCACCTTAGAGGCCGCTGAGGAGGTAGCCTCCATTGCCCCAGGGGACCTCAAAAACGTCTGGTTCGTCAGCGGGGGAAGCGAGGCCATAGAGTCGGCCTTAAAGCTGGCGAGACAGTACTTCGTAGAGAGAGACGGCAAAGGATCGGGGAAGAGCACCTTCATAGCCCGGTGGAACTCCTATCACGGATCCACCATAGGAACCATGGGGCTAGCGGGAAGCATGGCCCGCCGAAGAGACTTCACTCCACTTTTCCAGGAGAGCCCTAAGATACCTCCTCATTACTGCTATCGCTGCCCCTACGGCATGACCTGCCCTTCCTGCGAGCTTAAATGCGCCACTGCCCTTGAGGACGAGATTCAGCGAATCGGCCCGGAGAGGGTGATAGCCTTCGTAGCGGAACCGGTGGTTGGCTCCACAGTAGGGGCCCTCAATCCGCCGGATGGATACTGGCAGAAAATCAGGGAGATCTGCACGAAAAACGACGTACTGCTCATAGCCGACGAAGTCATGACGGGAATAGGCAGGACGGGCAAAGCCTTCTGCGTGGACAACTGGAACGTGGTTCCAGACATAATCTGCTCCGCCAAGGCCATGGCCAGCGGCTACTCCCCGGCGGGAGGCATCCTGGTCAGCCAAAAACTAGTTGACGTCCTCAAAGGAGGCAGCGGAGCATTTCAGCACGGCCACACCTACAACGCCAACCCAGCCTCAGCCGCGGCGATAACCGCCACCATCAGGATAATGAAACGAGACGGACTTTTTGAAAACGCCATGAAAAGAGGGGAGCAGCTCATGGCGGGCCTTAAGGACATGATGGACCTCCCTATAGTAGGCGACGTAAGGGGAATGGGCCTCATGAGAGGGATAGAGATAGTGGCGAATAAAGACACTAAAGAAGCCTTCCATCCATCCATCAAGGCGGCAGCCCTGGTGACCTCCTGCTGTATGGAGCAGGGGCTGGTGATCTACCCCGGCACGGGGATGATAAACGGAGTGGCAGGGGATCAGTTCCTCATCGCCCCTCCCCTCATAGTCACCGAGGCACAGATAGAGGACATACTCAAAAAGCTGAGAACAGGCATGGAAGATGCCTGTATAAAGTTAAAGCAATAG
- a CDS encoding TAXI family TRAP transporter solute-binding subunit → MKKKVLALALCCAMALGGTASARTFITIGSGGVGGTYYPLGGSMAEVLTKADIDVKATSRSTAASRENCRLVASGRAHIGMTMGSTLYQAYKGTDAFEADGALPLEILFNMYPAPQHLVTTTRTGITSFDDLKGKKVSLGAPGSGNQVLARMILEAAGMDPDKDFSAQQLTQPEAAMALKDGNVDAVFWNFAAPGSAVMEVSAVRDVVLIPLPEDLVKKVVEKNSFLFPYTIKKEVYSGQTKDVLTVADGNYLVVKKGMDETLGYNLTKTLIDNREAFMKVTQQAVHFAPESSSVGIIPFTPGAIKYFKEQGIEVK, encoded by the coding sequence ATGAAGAAAAAGGTATTAGCTCTAGCACTATGCTGCGCCATGGCTCTGGGAGGAACCGCCAGCGCCAGAACGTTCATAACCATCGGATCTGGAGGGGTCGGAGGTACCTACTACCCCCTAGGAGGATCTATGGCGGAGGTACTGACCAAGGCGGATATAGACGTCAAGGCAACATCTAGATCCACCGCCGCATCCAGAGAAAACTGCCGACTTGTAGCCTCCGGCAGGGCCCATATAGGGATGACCATGGGTTCTACCCTCTATCAGGCCTACAAGGGCACCGACGCCTTCGAGGCCGACGGCGCTCTTCCTCTGGAGATACTTTTCAACATGTATCCCGCACCGCAGCACTTGGTCACCACCACCAGGACGGGAATAACCTCCTTCGACGACCTGAAGGGCAAAAAGGTCTCATTGGGAGCCCCAGGCAGCGGAAACCAGGTTTTAGCCAGGATGATATTGGAGGCAGCAGGGATGGATCCTGATAAGGACTTCTCCGCCCAACAGCTCACCCAGCCCGAGGCCGCCATGGCCCTTAAAGACGGCAACGTGGACGCGGTTTTCTGGAACTTCGCCGCCCCCGGCTCAGCGGTAATGGAGGTCTCGGCGGTCAGAGACGTAGTCCTGATCCCCCTGCCTGAGGACCTGGTCAAGAAGGTAGTCGAGAAAAACTCCTTCCTTTTCCCCTACACCATAAAGAAGGAAGTTTACTCCGGCCAGACAAAAGACGTCCTCACCGTAGCGGACGGAAACTACCTAGTGGTCAAAAAAGGCATGGACGAGACCCTGGGATACAACCTCACAAAGACCCTCATAGACAACAGAGAGGCCTTCATGAAGGTAACCCAGCAGGCGGTTCACTTCGCCCCCGAATCCTCCTCCGTGGGGATAATCCCCTTCACCCCTGGAGCTATCAAATACTTCAAGGAGCAGGGCATAGAGGTAAAGTAG
- a CDS encoding CoA transferase subunit A, with protein MPITVIKPVVSATEAISHVKDGASVMVGGFNYGGVPYTLIEALCKAGTKDLHLISNDTVYADDRHPKGVGHGSLVVNGQVKKVTASHVGLNKETQRQYNQGTLELELVPQGTFVERIRAGGFGLGGFLTPTGVGTVVEEGKQIIEVDGKRYILELPLRADVALIKAHRADRYGNLTYYGTNRNFNPAMATAANLVIAEVDSVVEQGDLDPNDIVTSGIVVDILVLKGDSFYATRT; from the coding sequence ATGCCTATCACTGTGATAAAGCCCGTCGTCTCGGCGACCGAGGCCATCTCCCACGTAAAGGACGGAGCCTCGGTGATGGTCGGAGGGTTCAACTACGGAGGTGTCCCCTATACCTTGATAGAGGCCCTCTGTAAGGCTGGCACGAAAGACCTCCACCTCATATCCAACGACACGGTATACGCCGATGACCGCCATCCTAAAGGGGTTGGACACGGATCATTAGTGGTCAATGGACAGGTGAAGAAGGTCACAGCGTCCCACGTAGGGCTAAACAAAGAGACCCAGAGACAGTACAACCAGGGGACATTGGAGCTTGAGCTGGTCCCTCAGGGGACCTTCGTGGAGAGGATCAGGGCGGGAGGATTCGGCCTGGGAGGATTTCTTACCCCTACAGGGGTCGGGACGGTGGTGGAGGAAGGGAAACAGATCATAGAGGTTGATGGGAAAAGGTACATTCTGGAGCTACCTCTAAGGGCGGACGTAGCCCTTATAAAGGCCCACCGGGCGGACCGCTACGGCAACCTGACCTACTACGGCACAAACCGTAACTTCAACCCAGCCATGGCCACAGCGGCGAACCTGGTTATAGCTGAGGTCGATTCGGTGGTGGAGCAGGGAGACCTGGACCCCAACGACATAGTGACCTCGGGAATAGTGGTGGACATACTGGTCTTAAAGGGGGACTCTTTCTATGCTACCCGTACTTGA
- a CDS encoding TRAP transporter permease, with protein MTSAENIRPPISIEEPDSKKRELSGWQYKVVAGLALAASSFHLYTAAFGLLSAMYQRSVHWLLMGVLLFLIYPSSKNRPKDRIEIIDWVLAGLLAIGCLNIIMNWPTIAMREGAPIASDVYLGIIMVVLVIEGTRRAMGWPLPIMAILAILYAFFGPYFPGILAHGGIPLDELAPFQYLRTDGIFGVPLGVSASFIFLFVLFGAFLSTSGAGQFFIDLAVALTGRSQGGPGKAAVVASALMGTVSGSSCANTVTTGAFTIPLMKQSGYKSEFAGAIVAASSTGGQVMPPVMGAAAFIMAQFLGISYWEIVVAAAIPATLYFVSIMAMVHFRAGKIGMKRLSGDDLPVAKKVLKEGWHLLIPIVTLIAFLATGYSPVKAVFWSIVFLIGCSWIGKPEHRMTPARILQAMIDGAIGAVDVAAACACSGIVIGVIGITGVGLAFSSFVLSLSHGILPLALILTMIGSIILGMGVPTTAQYIITSTLAAPALAEMGVPMMAAHLFCLYFGVLADVTPPVALATYAASGISKSNPMKTGFTALVVAVAGFLVPYMFVYNPYLLFQGNIFQIAFGFGAAFLAIVGLASGVQGYFLTHINILERLALLALPFLIIVPSMMANGLAVALMAGVVLFQKAKIAKLKAEPAS; from the coding sequence ATGACGTCTGCGGAAAACATCAGGCCACCTATATCCATAGAGGAGCCGGATTCTAAAAAGAGGGAGCTGTCGGGATGGCAATACAAGGTCGTGGCGGGGCTGGCTCTGGCGGCCTCATCGTTTCACCTGTACACCGCCGCCTTCGGCCTGCTCTCCGCCATGTATCAAAGGAGTGTCCACTGGCTCCTCATGGGAGTCCTTCTCTTTCTCATATACCCGTCGTCGAAAAATCGCCCTAAAGACAGGATAGAGATAATAGACTGGGTTCTGGCGGGGCTTCTAGCCATAGGCTGTCTTAATATCATAATGAACTGGCCTACCATAGCGATGAGAGAGGGCGCACCTATAGCCTCGGACGTCTACCTAGGCATAATCATGGTGGTACTGGTCATAGAGGGTACCAGGAGGGCCATGGGCTGGCCTCTCCCCATAATGGCCATACTGGCCATACTTTACGCCTTCTTCGGCCCCTACTTCCCGGGGATACTGGCCCACGGGGGAATTCCCCTCGACGAGTTGGCTCCGTTTCAGTACCTTAGGACCGACGGTATCTTCGGCGTTCCTCTAGGGGTCTCGGCTAGCTTTATATTCCTCTTCGTCCTGTTCGGGGCGTTTTTAAGCACCTCCGGGGCGGGCCAGTTCTTCATAGACCTGGCGGTGGCCCTTACCGGACGGAGCCAGGGCGGCCCAGGCAAAGCGGCGGTGGTAGCCAGTGCCCTCATGGGTACGGTCTCAGGCAGTTCCTGCGCCAACACCGTGACCACCGGGGCCTTCACCATACCCCTCATGAAGCAGTCGGGATATAAAAGCGAGTTCGCCGGAGCCATAGTGGCGGCATCCTCCACAGGAGGGCAGGTCATGCCCCCTGTCATGGGAGCAGCGGCTTTTATAATGGCCCAGTTCCTCGGAATATCCTACTGGGAGATAGTGGTAGCGGCGGCGATCCCAGCGACCCTCTACTTCGTCTCCATAATGGCCATGGTCCACTTCAGGGCGGGCAAAATCGGGATGAAAAGGCTCAGCGGCGACGACCTGCCGGTGGCGAAAAAAGTCCTCAAAGAAGGCTGGCACCTGCTTATCCCCATAGTGACGCTCATCGCCTTTCTGGCTACAGGATACTCGCCTGTGAAAGCGGTCTTTTGGTCCATCGTCTTCCTGATAGGCTGTTCCTGGATCGGCAAACCAGAGCATCGTATGACCCCCGCCAGGATACTCCAGGCCATGATCGACGGAGCCATAGGGGCGGTCGACGTGGCTGCGGCCTGCGCCTGCTCGGGCATAGTCATAGGGGTTATAGGCATAACAGGAGTAGGTCTAGCCTTCTCCTCCTTCGTCCTAAGCCTGTCACATGGGATACTGCCCCTGGCTCTGATACTCACCATGATCGGATCGATAATATTGGGGATGGGGGTTCCCACCACCGCCCAGTACATCATCACGTCCACCCTAGCGGCCCCTGCCCTTGCGGAGATGGGCGTTCCTATGATGGCGGCCCACCTTTTCTGTCTGTACTTCGGGGTCCTAGCCGACGTGACTCCTCCTGTAGCCCTGGCTACCTACGCCGCCTCAGGGATATCCAAATCCAACCCGATGAAGACGGGCTTCACAGCACTGGTTGTGGCGGTCGCAGGGTTCCTGGTCCCCTATATGTTCGTCTACAACCCCTATCTTCTGTTCCAGGGGAACATATTCCAGATCGCCTTCGGCTTTGGAGCTGCCTTCCTAGCCATAGTGGGACTGGCGTCGGGGGTACAGGGATATTTCCTCACCCACATAAACATACTGGAAAGGCTGGCCCTGCTGGCCCTTCCGTTCCTGATAATAGTCCCCTCTATGATGGCCAACGGCCTAGCGGTGGCGTTGATGGCGGGAGTGGTCCTTTTCCAGAAGGCAAAAATAGCGAAACTGAAGGCCGAACCGGCCTCCTAG
- a CDS encoding 3-oxoacid CoA-transferase subunit B, translated as MLPVLDEELIRHRIAKRIALDLENGSVVNLGIGIPTLVSDYIPEGVDVVFQTENGVVGAGPKPETTDWRFIGAGGRCLTIIPGGSLVASDTSFGLIRGGHLDATVLGALEVDQDGNLANWMVPGKMVPGMGGAMDLVTGARRVIIATTHVTKKGAPKIIPSCTLPLTGMAVVDTVVTEFALFRFVDGELTLFEIAPEISVEDIEAHTTAQFTVSPDLSTMKGCDL; from the coding sequence ATGCTACCCGTACTTGATGAAGAGCTGATCAGACACAGAATAGCCAAGAGAATAGCCCTGGACCTTGAGAACGGATCGGTGGTCAACCTGGGCATAGGCATACCGACACTGGTTTCCGACTACATCCCCGAGGGAGTGGACGTAGTCTTTCAGACGGAAAACGGCGTCGTCGGAGCAGGGCCCAAGCCCGAGACCACCGACTGGCGGTTCATAGGGGCAGGAGGTCGGTGCCTCACCATAATCCCCGGAGGATCGCTGGTGGCCAGCGACACCAGCTTCGGCCTCATCAGAGGGGGGCACCTGGATGCCACCGTCCTCGGAGCACTGGAGGTCGATCAGGACGGCAATCTGGCTAACTGGATGGTCCCGGGCAAGATGGTCCCAGGGATGGGGGGAGCCATGGACCTGGTTACCGGGGCGAGGAGGGTAATCATAGCTACCACCCACGTCACGAAAAAAGGAGCTCCAAAGATAATACCCAGCTGCACCCTGCCACTGACGGGCATGGCGGTCGTAGACACGGTGGTGACCGAGTTCGCCCTCTTCCGTTTCGTCGACGGTGAACTAACCCTGTTCGAGATAGCTCCGGAGATCTCGGTGGAGGATATAGAGGCCCACACCACCGCCCAGTTCACCGTATCCCCGGACCTCTCCACCATGAAAGGATGTGACCTCTGA
- a CDS encoding HAMP domain-containing sensor histidine kinase — protein sequence MDGDRKIFIGLGVLMIGIWALSHYPSWPARWVIASLDRSVRLLDSGFLLVSAIILVGINAARAFFLYAGWFMMGGKYTPLLGIPACYAGAWFLRLPSVPHFGVPAVMALISVGIIQYLSRGVARQGNRVVVLGVLIFSLQWLDVIPSLTAYGFGWGELSMSIKEVATLMDRDRVLNLVGMMLFFFSFAVAMVVIELFVGYEKRLSQLRVLRDRERELARLRQDQTQSRVFREIQYLVHDLKRPLTTITGLADVLVHSSVDPSVISHGNTIQRAAGRMNQMVSEIGDPMAVQTISPVKAVEYCMSQISPLDWARKVTLNVPEVADSSRIKVNLIRLSRALVNLLENAHRATEGIERPSIALGLLISDDQVVFKVWDNGPGFSGRPVSRRSQWGSTGLGLAFVREVVEAYGGSLSLDNGIEGGASVSIYIPKVETERSASR from the coding sequence TTGGACGGGGATAGAAAGATTTTTATCGGTTTAGGGGTGCTTATGATAGGTATATGGGCTCTGTCCCACTATCCCTCGTGGCCCGCCAGGTGGGTTATTGCCAGCTTGGATAGGTCTGTGAGGCTTCTGGACAGCGGTTTTTTGCTGGTCTCGGCGATTATACTGGTCGGCATAAACGCTGCGAGAGCTTTTTTTCTCTATGCCGGATGGTTCATGATGGGAGGGAAGTATACCCCTCTTTTGGGGATCCCCGCATGCTACGCCGGTGCGTGGTTTTTGAGGTTGCCGTCGGTTCCCCATTTTGGGGTACCCGCTGTGATGGCACTCATAAGCGTAGGGATCATCCAATACCTAAGTCGAGGGGTCGCTAGGCAGGGCAACAGGGTTGTGGTGCTGGGGGTGTTGATATTCTCCCTTCAGTGGCTTGACGTGATTCCGTCGCTTACAGCCTACGGATTTGGGTGGGGCGAACTAAGCATGTCCATCAAAGAGGTGGCCACCTTGATGGATCGGGATCGAGTTCTGAACCTGGTGGGGATGATGCTGTTTTTCTTCAGTTTCGCCGTCGCCATGGTGGTGATCGAGCTTTTCGTCGGTTACGAGAAGAGGCTCTCGCAGCTTAGGGTTCTCAGAGATAGGGAGAGGGAGCTGGCCAGGTTGAGGCAGGACCAGACCCAGAGCAGGGTTTTTAGGGAGATTCAGTACCTGGTCCATGACCTCAAGAGGCCTCTGACGACCATAACTGGCCTGGCGGACGTGCTTGTCCATTCCTCCGTCGATCCTTCGGTGATCAGCCACGGTAACACTATACAGAGGGCCGCCGGGAGGATGAACCAGATGGTCTCGGAGATCGGCGATCCGATGGCCGTTCAGACCATATCTCCGGTTAAGGCGGTGGAGTACTGTATGTCCCAGATAAGTCCGTTGGACTGGGCTCGGAAGGTTACGTTGAACGTCCCCGAGGTCGCCGATAGCTCCAGGATAAAGGTCAACCTGATAAGGCTGTCCAGGGCTCTGGTGAATCTGCTGGAGAACGCCCACAGGGCTACCGAGGGGATAGAGCGTCCTTCCATAGCTCTGGGCCTTCTCATATCGGATGACCAGGTGGTGTTCAAGGTTTGGGACAACGGTCCCGGTTTTTCAGGCAGGCCAGTGTCCCGCCGTTCCCAGTGGGGTTCGACGGGGCTGGGTCTAGCCTTCGTCCGCGAGGTAGTCGAGGCCTACGGAGGTTCTCTTTCTCTCGATAATGGAATAGAGGGAGGGGCCTCGGTGAGCATATACATACCGAAGGTGGA
- a CDS encoding thiolase family protein has product MGRPVILATCRTPGGKYGGVFSKITAPDLGAIAIKEALSRSGLSAEHIEEVVMGNGWQAGVGANPARIAMYRGGIPESVPAYTINKRCGSSVKTAMLISDRIRLGDIKAGIAGGMESASNVPYLLEGARWGYRMGEKPVLDGLHRDGFMCPLAEMLMGATGEILAQEHSISREEQDSYAFNSHRKASEAIGLGKFSDEIVAVKVKDRKKGEIVVDTDEIPRADTTIEKLAKLPPVFAKDGTITAGSSSALCDGASAMIIADSDWATSMGHKPLAEIIGYGSAALDPRHMGLGPVHSTPKALAMAGLTLEDVDLIELNEAFAAQVLAVHRSMPFDMDRCNIYGGAIALGHPIGATGAKLIATMVHGLIREDREIGLVTACIGGGQGVSMVIKRL; this is encoded by the coding sequence ATGGGCAGACCGGTCATACTGGCGACCTGTAGGACCCCAGGAGGCAAATACGGAGGGGTATTCTCCAAGATAACCGCCCCGGACCTGGGGGCCATAGCCATAAAGGAGGCTCTGTCCAGATCGGGGCTTTCGGCTGAACACATAGAGGAAGTCGTCATGGGCAACGGCTGGCAGGCAGGGGTAGGGGCAAACCCCGCCAGGATAGCCATGTACCGAGGAGGAATCCCCGAGTCGGTTCCCGCCTACACGATCAACAAAAGGTGCGGCTCCAGCGTCAAGACAGCCATGCTGATATCGGACAGAATTCGCCTAGGGGACATAAAGGCAGGGATAGCAGGAGGGATGGAGAGCGCCAGCAACGTGCCCTATCTGCTGGAGGGAGCCAGATGGGGCTACAGAATGGGTGAAAAGCCCGTCCTCGACGGCCTCCACAGAGACGGATTTATGTGTCCTCTGGCGGAGATGCTCATGGGTGCCACAGGGGAGATCCTGGCACAGGAGCATTCCATATCCAGAGAAGAGCAGGACAGCTACGCCTTCAACAGCCACAGAAAGGCCTCTGAGGCCATAGGCCTGGGCAAGTTCTCCGACGAGATAGTGGCGGTGAAGGTAAAAGACCGCAAAAAAGGGGAGATCGTCGTCGACACCGACGAAATCCCCCGGGCGGACACCACGATTGAGAAGCTGGCAAAACTCCCCCCTGTCTTCGCAAAGGACGGAACCATAACCGCTGGCAGCAGCTCCGCCCTCTGCGACGGTGCCAGTGCCATGATCATAGCCGACAGCGACTGGGCAACCTCCATGGGACATAAGCCACTGGCGGAGATAATAGGCTACGGCTCCGCCGCCCTGGACCCCAGGCATATGGGACTGGGACCGGTCCACTCAACCCCTAAAGCCCTCGCCATGGCGGGATTGACCTTAGAGGACGTCGACCTCATAGAGCTGAACGAGGCCTTCGCCGCCCAGGTCCTGGCGGTCCACAGGTCTATGCCCTTCGACATGGACCGGTGCAACATATACGGCGGAGCTATCGCCTTAGGACATCCAATCGGGGCCACAGGGGCGAAGCTCATAGCCACAATGGTCCACGGCCTGATCAGAGAGGATAGGGAGATCGGTCTCGTCACAGCCTGTATCGGAGGAGGACAGGGAGTGTCCATGGTTATAAAAAGGCTGTAA
- a CDS encoding MurR/RpiR family transcriptional regulator: MIFLIQGRGITTLLKEKIASEIKGFSPSQARIARFILDHPREAPFMTANQMAERIDVSESSVIRFASYLGYSGYPDLKEAMKELLLDQMTTIERMALYDDDHHKESTCQRTMALDMLDLGEAQKGLDPAKVEHFAKALVQAPSVYFAAQRSSSVLAQYLSFYLSWFLPSVNHLTADLFREKLITAPFQSLVVGISFPRYSRWTVDVVSMAKERGHRIGVISDSSDSPMAQSNPEHTLVVPCRHISFIDSFTAPISLMNCIIMAVAEELGEKAKERLVELEELWTEGSVYSTK; this comes from the coding sequence ATGATTTTTTTAATTCAAGGAAGGGGAATCACCACATTGCTCAAGGAAAAGATAGCCTCGGAGATAAAGGGATTTTCGCCGTCTCAGGCCAGAATAGCCCGATTCATACTGGATCACCCTAGGGAAGCCCCCTTCATGACCGCCAACCAGATGGCCGAGAGGATCGACGTCAGCGAATCGTCGGTGATACGTTTCGCCTCCTATCTCGGCTATTCCGGTTACCCAGACCTAAAGGAAGCCATGAAGGAACTGCTCCTGGACCAGATGACTACCATAGAGAGGATGGCCCTTTACGACGACGATCACCACAAAGAATCGACCTGTCAGAGGACCATGGCATTGGACATGCTGGACCTGGGAGAGGCCCAAAAAGGGCTGGACCCAGCGAAGGTGGAACACTTCGCTAAGGCACTGGTTCAGGCACCGTCGGTTTATTTCGCCGCTCAGAGAAGCTCCTCGGTTCTCGCTCAATACCTAAGCTTCTATCTATCCTGGTTCCTCCCTTCGGTCAACCACCTGACGGCGGACCTGTTCAGGGAAAAGCTCATCACCGCTCCATTCCAAAGCCTGGTGGTAGGTATCAGCTTTCCCAGGTACTCCAGGTGGACGGTGGACGTAGTATCTATGGCTAAAGAGAGAGGCCACAGGATAGGGGTAATCAGCGACAGCAGCGACAGCCCTATGGCTCAGTCGAATCCCGAACACACCTTAGTCGTCCCCTGTAGGCATATATCCTTCATAGATTCCTTCACCGCGCCTATAAGTCTGATGAACTGCATCATAATGGCGGTGGCAGAGGAACTAGGAGAAAAGGCTAAGGAGAGGCTTGTAGAGCTGGAGGAACTTTGGACCGAGGGGTCGGTCTATTCGACCAAATAG